Proteins encoded in a region of the Paenibacillus pedocola genome:
- a CDS encoding DUF2933 domain-containing protein, translated as MDWSLLLLLICPLMMIYMMIGMKGRHGPESRVNQSMMDWTLHQDFNELTVENERLEKQLLSLTK; from the coding sequence ATGGATTGGTCTTTATTGCTGTTGTTAATTTGTCCGCTGATGATGATATATATGATGATTGGAATGAAAGGACGGCATGGTCCTGAATCTCGGGTAAACCAATCTATGATGGATTGGACACTTCATCAAGATTTTAATGAGTTAACGGTTGAGAACGAACGGCTGGAAAAACAACTCTTAAGCCTTACCAAATAG
- a CDS encoding cyclophilin-like fold protein: MRSIQTLRLTSLLLGTALTFSTVSTAFAADYNDVSDSAWYRTAVDFVTERNLMSGNGAGNFEPETTMSRAMLVTVLHRIDGSPAAAGNGGFSDVPVGSYFASAIAWAKANRIVTGVDERSFSPLSLITREQFSTILYRYAEAKGYDISGYTTLDGYTDASEVSAYAKAAMHWMVGIQNMQGSRGKLSPSGSATRAQAATMLMRFLDNISIKEQHKENNMINMTILVGKAAFKAKMYDNETTRALITQMPITVNMSELNGQEKYYRFQSDLPVGSTEAPATIHAGEIMLWYSNSLVLFYETFSNAYGGYTKLGYIEDISGLTAALGPEAAQVTYSIDD, from the coding sequence GTGAGGAGTATCCAAACATTAAGGCTAACTAGTCTGCTGCTGGGAACGGCTCTCACTTTCAGTACGGTGAGCACTGCTTTTGCGGCGGACTATAACGATGTTTCAGATAGCGCTTGGTATCGTACCGCTGTAGACTTTGTTACGGAGAGAAATCTGATGAGCGGTAATGGGGCAGGTAATTTCGAGCCGGAAACAACTATGAGCCGGGCAATGCTTGTCACGGTGCTGCACCGTATAGATGGGTCTCCGGCAGCAGCAGGCAACGGTGGTTTTTCGGATGTTCCTGTTGGCAGTTACTTCGCCTCTGCTATAGCTTGGGCGAAAGCCAATCGGATCGTGACCGGTGTAGATGAGAGGAGTTTTTCCCCTCTCAGCCTAATTACCCGTGAGCAATTCTCAACGATCCTGTACCGTTACGCCGAAGCGAAGGGGTATGACATTTCTGGCTATACCACTTTAGATGGTTATACCGACGCATCAGAGGTCAGCGCTTATGCGAAGGCTGCCATGCACTGGATGGTTGGGATCCAGAATATGCAGGGAAGTAGGGGTAAATTATCGCCCTCAGGCTCTGCAACCCGCGCACAGGCTGCAACTATGCTAATGCGCTTTTTAGACAACATATCCATAAAAGAGCAACATAAGGAGAATAATATGATTAACATGACTATCCTTGTCGGGAAAGCGGCTTTCAAAGCTAAAATGTATGACAATGAAACAACAAGGGCATTGATTACTCAGATGCCAATAACAGTAAACATGTCAGAATTGAACGGCCAAGAAAAATACTATCGTTTCCAAAGTGATTTGCCTGTTGGATCTACAGAAGCACCGGCAACCATTCATGCAGGAGAAATCATGTTATGGTATTCCAACAGCCTGGTACTTTTCTACGAAACATTTTCCAATGCATACGGTGGTTACACCAAACTCGGATATATAGAGGACATCTCAGGACTCACAGCGGCACTTGGGCCAGAAGCTGCTCAAGTTACTTATTCCATAGATGACTGA
- a CDS encoding aldo/keto reductase translates to MEYIKFGNTGMDVSRICLGCMSFGEVMPGGHQWVLDEDRSRPIIKRALELGINFFDTANIYANGTSEEITGRALKDFANRDEIVLATKVWGRMHQGPNGAGLSRKSILSEIDKSLKRLGTDYVDLYIIHRWDYNTPIEETMEALHEVVKSGKARYIGASAMFAWQFQKALHVAEKNGWTRFVSMQNHLNLIYREEEREMMPLCKDQKIASTPYSPLASGRLIRDWSETTQRSESDHIQKLKYDATADADRLIIERVAALSEKRGVPRIHIALAWLLQKENVAAPIVGATKLPQLEDAVGALSVKLTPEEISFLEELYVPHPVVGAS, encoded by the coding sequence GTGGAGTATATTAAATTTGGAAATACAGGAATGGATGTTTCCCGGATTTGCCTGGGCTGTATGAGTTTTGGAGAAGTGATGCCGGGAGGACATCAATGGGTGCTTGATGAAGATCGCAGCCGTCCAATAATCAAGAGAGCGCTTGAGCTTGGCATCAACTTTTTTGATACCGCAAATATTTATGCGAATGGGACCAGTGAAGAGATTACCGGACGGGCATTGAAGGATTTTGCGAATCGGGATGAAATTGTGCTCGCTACAAAGGTCTGGGGACGCATGCATCAAGGTCCGAATGGCGCGGGACTTTCACGGAAGTCCATATTGAGTGAAATCGATAAAAGCTTGAAGCGGCTGGGGACTGACTATGTGGATCTCTATATTATCCACCGCTGGGATTACAATACGCCTATTGAAGAAACGATGGAAGCCTTGCACGAGGTAGTGAAGTCTGGAAAGGCTAGATATATTGGTGCTTCTGCCATGTTCGCTTGGCAGTTTCAAAAGGCTTTGCATGTCGCGGAGAAAAACGGCTGGACCCGATTTGTATCCATGCAAAATCACTTAAACCTTATCTACCGCGAAGAAGAACGGGAAATGATGCCGCTTTGCAAGGATCAAAAAATTGCTTCGACTCCTTACAGCCCGTTGGCATCAGGAAGACTGATCCGTGATTGGTCTGAAACCACGCAAAGATCAGAAAGTGATCATATTCAAAAGTTGAAATACGATGCGACTGCCGACGCAGATCGGCTGATCATTGAACGGGTAGCTGCTCTGTCAGAGAAGCGCGGTGTGCCCCGCATTCATATCGCACTCGCATGGCTGCTTCAGAAAGAGAATGTAGCTGCTCCTATTGTTGGTGCGACAAAACTTCCACAGCTTGAAGATGCTGTAGGTGCTCTCTCGGTAAAATTAACCCCTGAAGAAATTTCATTCCTTGAAGAACTGTACGTCCCGCATCCGGTAGTTGGGGCTTCATAA
- a CDS encoding sugar O-acetyltransferase codes for MLERDKNGELISLNDPEYYKVLDLIVEAQRITMQLNNSYHEAEEVRELFSKLTGVEVDESFGLFPPFYTDFGKNIRVGRNVFINHACTFMDRGGITLEDNVLIGPKVNLITINHPLDPSKRQSTISTPIVIKKNAWLGAGAMIMPGVTIGENSIVSAGAIVTKDVPPNTVVAGVPAKIIKKIE; via the coding sequence ATTCTTGAGCGAGATAAAAATGGCGAGTTAATTTCTTTAAATGACCCGGAGTATTATAAAGTTCTTGATCTTATTGTTGAAGCACAGAGAATTACAATGCAATTAAACAACTCATATCATGAAGCGGAAGAAGTCAGGGAATTATTTTCGAAATTAACGGGAGTAGAGGTGGATGAATCGTTTGGACTTTTTCCTCCTTTTTACACGGATTTTGGCAAGAATATCAGAGTGGGGAGAAATGTGTTTATCAATCATGCTTGTACTTTTATGGACAGAGGTGGCATAACCCTCGAAGATAACGTTTTGATAGGGCCTAAAGTGAACCTGATTACCATTAACCACCCTCTGGATCCTTCTAAAAGACAATCTACTATCTCTACTCCTATAGTTATCAAGAAAAACGCTTGGCTTGGGGCAGGTGCGATGATCATGCCAGGTGTTACGATCGGAGAAAATTCTATTGTATCCGCAGGTGCAATTGTCACCAAGGATGTACCACCCAATACGGTTGTAGCAGGTGTTCCTGCGAAAATTATTAAGAAGATTGAATAA
- a CDS encoding cupin domain-containing protein: MAKHEEVKNGVIFPVGEKNDAFAQFFVGQSYLKTLIADPKVNVGVGNVTFEPGCRNNWHIHRDGFQILLVTGGEGWYQEEGKPAQSLKAGDVIVTHDGVKHWHGAAKDSWFEHIAITAGRPEWLEPVSDEQYTHIE; encoded by the coding sequence GTGGCAAAACATGAGGAAGTCAAAAATGGCGTTATTTTTCCAGTTGGAGAAAAAAATGATGCTTTTGCACAATTTTTTGTGGGACAAAGTTATCTGAAAACCTTAATTGCTGATCCTAAAGTGAATGTAGGTGTTGGCAATGTAACCTTTGAACCAGGCTGCAGAAACAACTGGCATATCCACCGGGATGGGTTTCAAATATTGTTGGTAACCGGCGGTGAGGGATGGTATCAAGAGGAAGGTAAACCCGCACAATCCTTGAAAGCCGGTGATGTAATCGTCACCCATGATGGTGTTAAACACTGGCATGGTGCGGCAAAAGACAGCTGGTTTGAACACATTGCAATCACTGCGGGCAGACCGGAATGGTTAGAGCCTGTATCTGATGAGCAATATACTCATATCGAATAG
- a CDS encoding SDR family oxidoreductase, whose amino-acid sequence MESNRTWMITGVSSGFGYEMTKQLLEKGDKVIGTVRDLVKVADLIEKYPDTFTCKILDVTDVPAIRKLVDSSFEQFGRIDVVVSNAGYGLFGAAEELSDAQVDHIIATNLTGSIQLIRSALPHLRSQGGGRIIQLSTYGGQVAFPGNSMYHVTKFGIEGFCESIAQEVAPFNIGVTLVEPGGARTEFRYGSAQVANLMPEYEGNPAHGFLTMLDASNGLAPGDPVRMATRIIESVDIEQAPLRMVLGSQALSITISTLKKRLADFETQTALAASTDFPAGE is encoded by the coding sequence ATGGAGAGTAATCGTACATGGATGATCACAGGGGTAAGCAGTGGCTTTGGTTATGAGATGACTAAACAACTGCTTGAGAAGGGGGATAAAGTGATCGGCACGGTTCGTGACCTAGTCAAGGTCGCTGACCTTATCGAGAAATATCCTGATACCTTTACTTGCAAAATTCTAGATGTCACCGATGTTCCCGCTATTCGAAAGCTGGTTGACAGCTCCTTTGAGCAGTTTGGACGTATCGATGTTGTTGTAAGCAACGCCGGTTATGGCCTTTTCGGGGCCGCCGAGGAACTCTCTGACGCCCAGGTTGATCACATCATTGCGACCAACTTAACCGGATCTATCCAACTTATCCGTTCCGCTCTTCCGCATCTGCGGAGTCAGGGCGGTGGCCGTATTATTCAGCTATCTACCTATGGAGGACAGGTGGCATTTCCGGGTAATTCGATGTACCATGTAACCAAGTTTGGTATTGAGGGCTTTTGTGAGTCTATTGCCCAAGAGGTAGCACCTTTTAACATTGGTGTTACATTGGTGGAGCCGGGCGGCGCCCGTACTGAATTCCGTTATGGCAGCGCACAGGTTGCAAACCTAATGCCAGAATACGAAGGTAACCCGGCACATGGCTTTTTGACCATGCTGGATGCTTCTAATGGGCTGGCCCCAGGCGATCCTGTACGAATGGCAACCCGTATCATCGAGAGCGTTGACATAGAGCAGGCACCATTACGAATGGTCCTTGGCTCTCAAGCACTGTCAATCACCATTTCAACGCTCAAAAAACGTCTTGCCGATTTCGAAACGCAGACAGCACTTGCAGCTTCTACTGATTTTCCTGCAGGTGAATAA
- a CDS encoding TetR/AcrR family transcriptional regulator — translation MTKIDRRILKSQEAIKKAVIELMSEKNFDSITIQDISNRANVHRATIYLHYTDKFDLLDKLIEEHINNMKDINKYACEMEWSEANLVYFEYFERNYLFFSTMLASKGAPSFRARFLEFLIEEYKGEVNMNEERNQGLDKVIVGSFMGTAFVGIVEWWITNGMPHPPHVMANQVGVLLERVV, via the coding sequence ATGACTAAAATAGATAGAAGAATACTCAAATCACAGGAAGCGATAAAAAAGGCCGTCATTGAATTGATGTCAGAAAAGAATTTCGATTCCATTACGATCCAGGACATTTCCAACAGGGCAAATGTTCACCGGGCAACCATCTACCTGCATTACACAGATAAATTTGATCTGCTGGATAAACTGATTGAAGAGCATATTAACAACATGAAGGACATCAACAAATATGCATGTGAAATGGAGTGGAGTGAAGCAAATCTGGTCTATTTCGAATACTTTGAGCGTAATTATTTATTCTTTTCAACGATGTTGGCGAGTAAAGGAGCTCCTTCCTTTCGTGCCCGGTTCCTTGAATTTCTTATTGAAGAATATAAAGGTGAAGTAAATATGAATGAAGAAAGAAACCAGGGATTGGATAAAGTGATTGTGGGCTCTTTTATGGGAACAGCTTTCGTAGGAATAGTGGAGTGGTGGATCACGAACGGGATGCCGCATCCTCCCCATGTCATGGCGAACCAGGTTGGGGTATTGCTTGAGAGGGTTGTATAA
- a CDS encoding ferritin-like domain-containing protein, with amino-acid sequence MNMVYPHWFRSPFVPVWATSMQDALELMRTSVQGERNDELFYDQLIRLTPSQQQAEVITSIRNDERGHNQMFRQMYKELTGYEVTGVSNEVPEHVHSYIAGLQKAFQGELSAVEKYRKIWFGLPYGVYKDTLYGIILDEQKHAAKYNNLLLQNLAGNQ; translated from the coding sequence ATGAATATGGTTTATCCGCATTGGTTCAGATCACCATTCGTTCCTGTTTGGGCAACTTCAATGCAAGACGCGCTTGAATTAATGCGGACTTCAGTCCAAGGGGAACGAAATGATGAACTTTTTTATGACCAACTCATTCGCCTTACTCCTAGCCAGCAACAAGCTGAAGTGATCACCTCTATTCGGAATGATGAACGAGGGCATAATCAAATGTTCCGGCAAATGTACAAAGAATTAACTGGATATGAAGTGACAGGAGTTAGCAACGAAGTTCCTGAACATGTTCATTCGTATATTGCCGGTTTGCAAAAAGCTTTCCAAGGTGAATTGTCTGCAGTAGAAAAGTATCGAAAGATTTGGTTCGGCCTTCCTTATGGCGTTTATAAGGATACATTGTATGGCATTATTCTCGATGAACAAAAACATGCGGCAAAGTATAATAATCTATTGCTACAGAACTTAGCTGGAAATCAGTAG
- a CDS encoding TetR/AcrR family transcriptional regulator, which produces MSKIDRRILKTQEALKTAIIELMSEKNFDDITVQDLSDRANVSRGTIYLHYMDKYDLLDKLIESHINELRKRCKAVADVDFVTGSVIWTEYFDQNYAFFSTMLASKGAAYFRNQFLEFLIEEFKDEVDNTKGKNKGFNKELVVHFLASSYVGVVEWWFTNEKPVPHEVLAEQLGGLLERICE; this is translated from the coding sequence ATGTCGAAAATCGACAGAAGAATTCTTAAGACGCAGGAAGCATTAAAAACAGCAATTATTGAACTAATGTCTGAAAAGAATTTTGACGATATAACCGTTCAGGATTTATCAGATAGAGCTAACGTCAGTCGTGGTACGATTTACCTTCACTATATGGATAAATACGACTTGCTGGATAAACTTATTGAAAGTCATATTAATGAACTCCGTAAAAGATGCAAAGCTGTAGCTGATGTGGATTTTGTAACAGGGTCCGTAATTTGGACAGAATATTTTGATCAGAATTACGCTTTTTTCTCCACGATGCTGGCAAGTAAAGGAGCAGCCTATTTCCGCAATCAATTTCTGGAGTTTCTTATTGAAGAGTTCAAAGACGAAGTGGATAACACAAAAGGAAAGAACAAAGGATTTAATAAGGAGCTTGTCGTTCATTTTCTGGCTTCTTCTTATGTGGGCGTAGTGGAATGGTGGTTTACGAATGAAAAACCTGTCCCGCATGAAGTGCTGGCCGAACAGCTCGGAGGTTTGTTGGAACGGATTTGTGAGTAA
- a CDS encoding cyclophilin-like fold protein: MRKFLCLLFGITILFALAACSPTNNRPSSGVAAESDEGSRLDIPPLGSEPAEATEQPTEVGKENKVKENSGIEIPIYIIIGGTTFPATLYNNETTQALVAQFPMTIRMNEQNRLEKYNDLSEELPAASTERPATIHAGDIMSWSGNTLVLFYQTFSNSYDGYVPLGSVDDPANLAAALGSGNVQVTWSLAD; encoded by the coding sequence ATGCGCAAATTCTTATGCTTGCTCTTTGGTATTACTATTCTATTTGCACTGGCAGCCTGCAGCCCGACAAATAATAGGCCAAGTTCCGGAGTTGCTGCGGAAAGCGATGAAGGCAGTCGTCTTGATATCCCGCCGTTGGGCAGTGAACCCGCAGAAGCAACTGAGCAGCCCACAGAGGTGGGAAAGGAAAATAAAGTGAAGGAAAACTCAGGGATTGAAATTCCCATCTATATTATTATTGGCGGCACTACGTTTCCAGCAACATTATATAACAATGAGACGACGCAAGCCCTGGTAGCGCAGTTTCCGATGACCATCCGTATGAATGAACAAAATAGGCTGGAGAAGTATAATGATCTGTCCGAGGAGCTTCCGGCTGCATCTACTGAACGCCCTGCAACCATTCATGCCGGTGACATTATGTCCTGGTCCGGAAATACTCTGGTACTTTTTTATCAGACCTTCTCCAATTCTTACGACGGTTATGTTCCGCTCGGAAGTGTCGACGATCCTGCAAATCTGGCAGCAGCGCTTGGTTCAGGGAATGTACAAGTTACCTGGTCACTTGCAGATTAA
- a CDS encoding VOC family protein yields MALTSAFTSFNLPVKNVEQSKAFFTGLGFELNPQFPDNENSVAIVIGDNLQVMLINQAFFNTLTEKESVDTSKYAQMTIALAFESREKVDEIVNTALSLGGKLHAEPEDHGFMYHWGFVDLDGHLWAINYMNMDASQG; encoded by the coding sequence ATGGCATTAACATCCGCATTCACGAGCTTCAACCTGCCTGTAAAAAACGTAGAACAATCGAAAGCGTTCTTCACCGGACTCGGATTCGAACTCAACCCGCAATTCCCCGATAATGAGAATTCGGTAGCCATCGTGATCGGCGACAACCTGCAGGTTATGCTGATCAATCAAGCATTCTTTAATACGCTTACGGAGAAAGAATCCGTCGATACGAGCAAGTATGCGCAGATGACGATCGCATTGGCTTTCGAGAGCCGGGAAAAGGTCGATGAAATCGTGAATACCGCGCTCTCCTTGGGCGGGAAATTGCACGCTGAACCTGAAGATCATGGGTTCATGTATCATTGGGGCTTCGTGGACTTGGACGGCCATCTGTGGGCTATTAACTACATGAACATGGATGCGTCACAAGGATAA